One genomic window of Rhizobium sp. NZLR1 includes the following:
- a CDS encoding BadF/BadG/BcrA/BcrD ATPase family protein codes for MSDELILGIDGGGSKVFVALADRSGRILRSARGRGVNPMDNPNWLEELEQHLLPFHNEPKLMAVAAGLPAYGEVARLSALQRDAIQRGFPNALRQVLNDVDAAHLGAFGGKPGILILSGTGSMAWARNAAGSSARIGGWGDLIGDEGSSHWIGQRALNLISQGLDGRAAATALATALFDHLGINPLDPMNGLGDWASALLNPRAEIAAISALVDRVGCDGDAGAIGLLEQAADELSKHHRAISGHCDANADWTYAGGTFSSRLLLGALERRIGKPPAPPKLPPIGGALLAAAQLLDWPLDESWFGQIAATAQSLGAHAT; via the coding sequence ATGAGCGACGAGCTGATCCTCGGTATTGACGGGGGCGGAAGCAAGGTTTTCGTCGCCCTCGCAGATCGGAGTGGTCGAATCCTGCGCAGCGCCCGCGGCCGCGGCGTCAATCCGATGGACAATCCGAACTGGCTGGAAGAGCTGGAGCAGCATCTGCTGCCTTTCCACAATGAGCCAAAATTGATGGCGGTCGCCGCGGGGCTTCCCGCCTATGGCGAGGTCGCACGCCTGTCGGCCTTGCAACGCGATGCGATCCAGCGCGGCTTCCCGAATGCTCTCCGCCAAGTTCTCAATGACGTCGATGCGGCACATCTTGGCGCCTTTGGCGGCAAGCCCGGCATTCTCATTCTCTCCGGTACGGGTTCGATGGCCTGGGCGCGCAACGCGGCGGGAAGTTCGGCACGCATCGGCGGCTGGGGCGATCTGATCGGCGACGAAGGAAGCAGTCACTGGATCGGGCAGAGGGCGCTCAACCTCATCAGCCAAGGCCTGGACGGTCGCGCTGCCGCGACCGCTCTGGCGACGGCCCTGTTCGACCACCTCGGCATCAATCCTCTCGATCCCATGAACGGGCTCGGCGACTGGGCAAGCGCGCTTTTAAACCCAAGGGCGGAGATCGCAGCGATTTCAGCTCTCGTGGATCGGGTCGGGTGCGATGGCGACGCGGGAGCCATAGGATTGCTGGAGCAGGCAGCCGATGAACTCTCAAAGCATCACCGTGCGATTTCCGGGCATTGCGATGCCAATGCCGATTGGACTTATGCGGGCGGCACCTTCTCCAGCCGGCTCCTTTTGGGAGCACTCGAGCGGAGGATTGGAAAGCCTCCGGCGCCACCGAAACTTCCCCCCATTGGTGGCGCCCTTCTGGCTGCTGCCCA
- a CDS encoding DeoR/GlpR family DNA-binding transcription regulator yields the protein MNQAGGVKVDRLDAIRSHLYANGFSTIQALADAIGASLATVRRDLQILEQEGAIDRVHGGARIADGSSVEVAFQEREKRHLSAKRAIATAAYELLHPRTAIFLDAGTTVLQLARLIRINPIPLRIFTNGLTVAQEFLNIPNLEVVLLGGQLRSENASLVGPQAEAMIETIWFDQLFLGASAISPDGAIYSVDSAEASLNRRMLARSANRFVLADSSKFGMMATYKVAPLNTAKVITDSALPRHWREELANFGVDATIAELGAKE from the coding sequence GTGAATCAGGCAGGCGGAGTGAAGGTCGATCGTCTGGATGCCATCCGCAGCCACCTCTACGCGAACGGCTTTTCCACGATCCAGGCGCTTGCCGACGCGATCGGGGCGTCGCTCGCCACCGTACGCAGAGACCTTCAGATTCTTGAGCAGGAGGGGGCGATTGATCGTGTGCATGGCGGAGCCCGCATTGCGGATGGGTCGTCGGTCGAGGTCGCGTTTCAGGAGCGCGAAAAGCGCCATTTATCGGCCAAGCGTGCCATTGCCACTGCTGCCTATGAATTGCTGCATCCGCGCACGGCAATCTTCCTCGATGCCGGCACCACCGTCCTGCAGCTCGCCCGCCTCATCAGGATCAACCCGATTCCGCTCAGGATATTCACGAACGGCCTGACGGTGGCGCAGGAATTCCTGAACATTCCAAACCTCGAAGTGGTGCTTCTCGGCGGCCAGCTGCGCAGCGAAAACGCATCATTGGTCGGGCCACAGGCGGAGGCGATGATCGAGACGATCTGGTTCGACCAGCTCTTTCTTGGCGCAAGCGCCATCAGTCCCGACGGCGCCATCTATAGCGTCGATAGCGCGGAAGCCAGCCTCAATCGACGTATGCTGGCTCGATCGGCAAATCGCTTCGTCCTGGCCGACTCATCGAAATTCGGAATGATGGCGACCTACAAGGTGGCGCCGCTCAACACTGCAAAGGTTATCACCGATTCCGCACTCCCGCGCCATTGGCGCGAGGAACTGGCTAATTTCGGCGTCGACGCGACGATCGCAGAGCTGGGGGCCAAGGAATGA